acggctatactaaacccctacgcgaaccctacgaacccctaacctacgaaacactatttaaccctttgaaccggcggttcgaaccgccgaaccgccggttcaggttcaatatattgccgaacctgaaccagcccttccgacccttcaacccttctgccggttcaacccgccggttccgggcctggttccggttcatgaaccggcaggcccgaaccggcggttaaccgccgggccgagtcggtttgtgcatgcctaggcacagcgttgcgggtgccctaaaaGCCAACTAAGCCCTAGATGTCATCTAAATTCTAAACCATAAAACCCATGATTACAAGCCCATTCTCCTATATCTATGACTACAAGTTttgttaaaaagaaaaaatttaatatagataaaagaaaatcaatttttgtaaatgaatcaaaattgaaaatatgaaATCAATTATGGGTGGAGAGAGTTACATTTATTTTACCTatagttatatttttaaaattttttcaaatttctacGTAAATGTCTCTCAATTCTTCAAAATGTTCTCACGTACTATATTTTTGCAActcataaattaaatttctaGCTCCGCCCCTACCGTCGCCGCCACATCAAACACACACATTTCACGTTTGCCTAGGCCGTTGCAAATCGGTGAGCTTAGGAGAGAGACGGTTACCAATCCCACCTATTTTATATTACGAGGTCAAAACTAATAAGCTCTTAGggcatccccatccgtgctccACGGATGTGGgctcggacccacttttattacttttttactctctgctcttaggcaagagcacaacactcacattcatactcttccgcaaggacatgctcaagggtcccaccattctattattcaatttaaataaaaatatttccacaattttagaatgcattaaaaatacccggaacactattacaaattactaaaaaaataaaaattacataattcaaatcccaaaaattaaaaattacataattaaaatcccaaaaatttaaaattatataattaaattcataaaattaaaaaaacccactactagttggtcgaggaggaggggcgggggtagtggcggcgacataggcttcataggcgacacgatattgttcataatattcttgttcttcgcgctccgcttcagccatgatatcgatgaaattcatttttagagagggtttgagtgagaaaggaagatgtagatgcgttgtatgaaaaaatatgaatgagagatgatttgatgtgaaaaatggatattgaatgtatgtatttatagatgattttgggaataaaaaattataaaaaaataaaaaataataaaaaaaactagtaataaaacggccatatttttgggaatctgaaaaatatatatttttttaatttttggtattatttttgttttttttaaaaaaagaaaaaatgaattgccaacggcattgccgttggccaatcaggaaACGCCACTTCAGCTTCTCGCTgccacggacgtgctcgatgcatcgagagCGCCGTGTCAGCGgtaagagcgcagcggcgagcagggtggtgccgcgccagcggcacggacgccgtccgctggcgcgagcaccgctgcggatgctctaagcttGGTAAAAAACTATTTTACCAAACACACCAAAAATAATCTTGCTGTCTTTCCTTCATATTCAGTTATTCACAGATATTTTAAAGGATATCTGCCTTGACCGACACAGCATATGGAAtagaaaaatatcattttaaaaaTCAGAAAAGTTGCTTTGTTAATTCAATTTTGCTGTGATGACAAATAATTGTACTGGCcagatttaataataataaaacgtTAGCTTAGAGCTTCTGAATGGTCGAACCAAGTTTCAATATATTCAGATTATTCTTCTACTAAAttaaccaaaaaataaaaagaatctTCCACACAatatattaatactaataatcaTGTGCATACATTATATTCAAGTCTTAACACCAGCAGTTAACTCGATTATACAAGTGAACCAAGTAGCTTATAATGCAcattatacatttaattattcTTACCTGACTAGCTAGTCGTATAATATAATGATAAACTATGCTTCTATTCGAAATCATAATGTTTCTATATTTTACATCATTTCATCATCCTGTAACACACAGTAAAagaacgaaaaaaaaatatatttaaaaatataaaaaccccccaaaaagaaaaataaaataattttgatcAAGAATGAGGGGTTTCAACAATGGTTTCCAATGCAGGCTGCCACGATCTTTGCCTTGAAAACCTCCCAACTTGCAGCATCGAATCACCACCACCAACTACATCAAACTCCTCCACACCATTGTCGTCTGAGCCACTCGGAAACAGACAGTTAAATTCAGGAAAAATCTTGGAGAAATTTGAGGCTGCAGCATGCTTCATTCCTTTGGTCGTCTTGTGCGTCAGAAACTTGAGCTCTTCCTCGGTGAGGACGGAGTATAGCATTTCCATAGGCAGAAGGAAATAGACCTGCCCGCTCTCCAGCTCTTCCTCCGCGCAAACGCCGGGCACTCGCTGCCCGACTTTCAGCTGACCGGATTCGCACAGGAACTGCCCGGGAAACTCAAGCATGATTTCTGCTGCTTTGATTGGTGACCTTGTGTAGACCAGCAATCTGCCGTCGCTGCAGAGGATTTTTACTTCATTGGTGCTGATGATTGAAGGAGCACACATTGCTACATTGCCCATTTTTTTGAGGTTTTTTTTGGGAGGAGAAGAGAGGGAAGGAGGGACGAGGAGGTGAGTGTAGTTCACTATTTATATAAGGTTTTGATGGTCATGGCAcctttaaatttagatttacatgtatTAGTATGaaagttgtgtgtgtgtgtgtgtgtgtgtgtgtgatggTTGTTGAGGAGGGAGGGAAGAAAGGACAAGGGAGAAATTATTAAACTATATTGTTGGTTATGTTGTATAAAGAGTATATTTCATTAATTAGGATATTGTTTAGGCAAGCTGCACACAATGAAATCATCAAAGTAGCTATTGACAGGGTGATTTAGGGAATATAAAATGGAGAACATTATTAAGTAGGTAGGTTGTGTACAAAGTATTGGTGCAACGAATGTAGATGATTTGAGGATTTTTATACGACAAATTGGAGCTAAAAGTAAATAATGTAAAAAGTTGTAATGGttcttaaaatcataaaatttgaccaaaatttggtattttctacCAGCTTAAAACTTAATACTAGTAGTTAATAATAACAACCTACACTTCATTGGAAATTTTCATTGAGTAtgattttttcttaaattaaatttgacatgGCACGTTAGATTATGTAACAAAATTGTCAACATGTAACAAAATTGTCAACATAAGAAACGACGCCACTTTTAATAAGGGTAGATGATATTGTTTTGTGCATTACTTGAGTTTATAACCAATCTTATATTAGACCGAAATTCCAAATCGTGGAAAACTCATTACACTGCAtaagttcataattttttcaattaaatttaaagtttgtggaaaatattGTCCGATATTTGAGATTGTATGGACCAATAAACCTTAATATTATGACTCTACTAATAAATTCGCTAAAGATGCATGTTAGTATGTTTATATGTTCATTTGTCTTTTAGCAAAACAATAGTTTCATGCTAGGGTTGATTTGCTATTTATCTGGTCCCATTATACATATATGAGGCATTTCAACTGGAcccatttcaaaataaattgtgTTTGTCCGCTGAAATATGTTCGTGTTGTGTCACTAAATATCAGTTGCTTAGTGAAGACGACTCTTTCAACGATCAACCACAAAAATTATATTACAACGAGAATCCATTACTATTTGGACAGTCGATTGCACATTATTAGATCATTGAGAAAATACTACTTCAACTTTCGGGCCGCAAACTACAATTATTACATAAATATTCTGACTGATTAATGAGTATGTAAAGAGGATAGCTAGAGGCATAATAATATAAGATATGATCCAAAATTGAAATAACTTGTTTTGGCTTAAAGTGGTTAGATAAAATTATATTGCTGCAAGCACATGGTAAGGGATGGAACTACCGTTGGCTCTATTCACAAGCCACACAAGGACAACACCAAACCAATTATAGGTGATGGTATCACTTATTTCTTTGCTACTTTTCTATTTGTCTACTCACCAAACTTGATTGCTCTAATTAACAATCCCCTACTTACAAAAAAATTGGGACGAAGTCATAATCATGAAAACATTGAAGAAAAATTTGATGAGCTGTTGAAGAGGGAATCTGAATTCTTATTTGGATCTTAGGTTAACTGTTAATAAATTTGTCAATATCCTACCATCATCCATAGGTAGGAAGTCACTATCAAGTTCAATTCCAACAAATTCacctataaaaatatatatgatgCTTGTTTTTGAACTATTATGAGGAAATGTGTGTACAAGCATGTTATTAGGGAATTTGGTTACAATTACATACGAATGGGACCAAATTAATACTGTATTTTAGTACTACTAAATAAGGAATTAATTACCTCATCCGcttcaaattttcaattccATAATTTTATAGGATTAATTGCATATGAAAGCATCGCATTAGGCCCAAATCTGGTTTGTAACATAACTTTTAAAGTGTAAAACTTGGCCAATATTTCAGTTTGTTACAATTGGAATCATTCCTAAATTAATTATCCAATTATTAAAAATCGAcgttttaaatttcaattatcTAATCTAAAACAAATTAGAAGTTTAGCAAAAACTTTTGCTACCTATCAAGTCATGGCAAATCAAATTTAGGTTAGGTGCCTTGATATAAACAtatatactttttttatatagaAAGTGTTACAGATTAAATATGATAGAAAGTGTTACAGATTAAATATGAGAACTCATCCTCCCAAAagtttattaaaatgacaaatCCACATCCACAGTGCTGCCATAAAATTTCATAATGCACCTTCGACCTGGCGCAGCTGTGCCTCCAGTCCA
This portion of the Salvia splendens isolate huo1 chromosome 10, SspV2, whole genome shotgun sequence genome encodes:
- the LOC121752608 gene encoding uncharacterized protein LOC121752608, translating into MGNVAMCAPSIISTNEVKILCSDGRLLVYTRSPIKAAEIMLEFPGQFLCESGQLKVGQRVPGVCAEEELESGQVYFLLPMEMLYSVLTEEELKFLTHKTTKGMKHAAASNFSKIFPEFNCLFPSGSDDNGVEEFDVVGGGDSMLQVGRFSRQRSWQPALETIVETPHS